The genomic segment cccacctggtggccccgctgacgaccccctgatactataaaatcacatatttccaggaaaaaaatcagggagaaagaattatcgtgatccaTGAGATGGAGCTGTCGCGaggccctgttcttcctcggggggcagatctggagtctgtttgggaCTCCGGAGggggggtcttcgttcttcgtcatcaccaacccttctccatcgccaattccatgatgctccccaccgggagtgagtaattccttcgtaggctcgctggtcggtgaggagttggatgagattcatcatgtaatcgagttagttttgttagggcccgatccctagtatccactatgttcttagattgatgttgctatgactttgctatgcttaatgcttgtcactttgggcccgggtgccatgatttcagatctgaaccgtttttgaattcatcattatatccatgttttagatccggtcttgcaagttatagtcacctactgcggttatgatccagcaaccccggagtgacaacaaccgggcccactcccggtgatgaccgtagtttgaggagttcatgtattcactttgtgttaatgctttgttctgattctctattaaaaggaggccttaatatctcttagttcccaatatggaccccgctggtCGGTGAGGCCTtcataaagcacgtatgactatttacagaatacatgcctacattatatcgatgaactagagctagtgtcgtatcaccctaggttacaactgtctcatgatgaatatcatccaacaagtcaacaatccaatgcctacgaacttttccatattgtttatgctaagttactactgctatcaaaactgttacacttgctacaaaattactgctatcactgttactattactattgttgttgtcactactatcaaaactatcaaactactttgctactgatcactttgctgcagataattaatctccaggtgtggttgaatcaacaactcagctgctaataccttcaaatattctttggctccccttgtgccgaatctataaatttgggttgaatatttaccctcgaaaactgttgcaatcccctatacttgtgggttatcagcgacTCGGGGGCGGAGGGGGTCGTTCTCCTATAGCTACATTGTAACTAATTAGCTAGACGGTTAATTAGATCCATTTATTTTGAGAACGAAGGGTCAAATAAACAAGTAGCCATTAATGCTTAATAATCGCCCCTATTTTCTTTCATCGAATCCCTGCCTCGCCTACGGCTGCATGCAATTCATTAGCCTAGTCTATAGCAACCACTCTTGGTTCAAACCTCCACTAAATCAAAATTTTATTTGACTTTCCTAGCCACACTCAAAAAAAATCTTACCAAAATCTAGATATGGAGTGTAAGGTATATGTCAGGGCATGATTGATGTTGAACCACTAGAATATGAATGTCCCAGTTGCAATGCGCGGGGCAATTATCTAGTGCCTCTTCAAGATCACACATGGTTAGACTTGTCGTGATTGTTCATGACATAACTGCGCCGCTCCATGGGTGTTTTATAGGAACCTTAACCCTCCCCTCCTTGTTTTCGTTGGAGTATAGGCTAAGCTTGCACAGTCAATGGTGATGGCGAGGCAACCTCCTCATGTGTCACCCGTCGGCGTGTGCGCTCATTGTGGGGAGGCTCGACCTCATGGGTTTTGCACAACACTACAACCTTTGACGACTCTCTAGGCGGTGATACTCCAACATTATGATGCATCTTTATGTCTTTCTTGTTGCGCGTTGGCGGCCTTCGTGGACTTTGGTCCATTGTCTCTGTCTCGCCTAGTATGTTGATGGTGGTCCTGCTCTACACACTTTGATGGATGTGCATTGCTTGTGACAATGACATACCCCCACTCGCACCGCACCCTGACAGATTCGGGTGTGCTCTGATAGATCTGACTCACCAGCAGCTGGTGACGAGGTTTGTAGAGGCTCCCGTGTGAAATTGGTGCATTTGCAGCGTTCGGGGTGTGCGGGCCAACGggattgtaacgccctcgatgcggctatatctcctacgtgtcgaagcacgacttagaggcataaccgcattgaaagcaatgtcgcaagtaaggcaatcttcacaacattcCATGTAccatagataataaaaggggaaggtacatagttggcttacactcgccacgtcaaacaaagtacataaatagcattacatcatccaatcactcatggcccggcTACGGTGACATGATAAAAGACtaacccaacatgtgacacggtcccgatcaccccaactgggcaccactactgatcatcagggaaagacacgtagtatcggcgtgagtcctcgtcgaactcccacttgagctcaagcgcgaataggttagccaccatatatgctagtcgcttgctgcagctcctcatactttaccttgccttacctatgagcttaaatagtcttaatcgcgagggtgcgagattgctgagtccctgtggctcacagattacttccaaaccagttttattttggcaccgtagtcgggccatgagtgattggatgatgtaatgctatttatgtactttatTTGACGTGGCgtgtgtaagccaactatgttccttccccttttattatttatattacatgggatgttgtgaagattgccttacttgcgacattgctttcaatgcggttatgcctctaagtcgtgcttcgacacgtaggagatatagccgcatcgagggcgttacaagttggtatcagagccgaccctcgcggttacacggatgtttgcggacaggtgcgcggtcatgttgttcaagacgtttgtgacccgtcgtggcacccggcatggcacatgtaccagactggaagcacagacgtttgtgccaagagggaacgttcctgtggcccaacgaggacgtcggttcctctgagtgggggtgtatgtgatagactggcttattagggatgatagactactcatatcaataaggaattccttcttttccgggagcccatttatacagaactccaaagttaagcgtgctcagcttggagtagtgtcaggatgagtgaccgaccgggaagttgctctcgggtgcgcatgagtgaggacaaagtgcgcagaaaagactagtattgatctgtggggccagtctagatcccgccaggagtaacgaccaccggcgggtgtgtccggagCGTTACAGGGATGTAAGAGAAGGTATTTGGGTTGTATGTGGTTGGGGGTTGTGTTGCTCTATGCGGCTTTTTGTTGACCATAGGTGTTGGCACTCATGGGCATTGCTCTCCTCATTTGGAGTTGTCGTGGAGATCTACAACATCCTCCACCCAGAACCAGATGTTTAGTCTTCAGGAGGAAACCTAGGATCTATATTTGTCGGATCTAACGACGATGTCATGTCTGACATCGTTATCTCATTGGAGTGTCGTCTTTTAAGACCTTCATCCCTTTTAACATTCCTTATGGTTTGGACACATGTTTCATCACAACTGGCAAGAGATCGACAGATAATGTTGATTGGTGGTGTGACGACTTGTGTGGCAAAGATGGTGACCTATGACGTATGGATCACGACAAGGGCTACGTGGTTGGCTCTGCAACGTGTCCCATGGATTCTCGTACTCTATTCTTTGTGTCACGGTGGAATCAAACCTCTTGGCATCATCCGACCGGCGACGATGAGCTTGCGATAGACGGATTGGTCGTGGTGGTTGGATTGGCGCAACTTTTGCTTGTCTCGCCTTCGAAGCTCATCGCCAAAATCAGAGTTGCCTATCACCAAATGCATGCCAAAGGTGGGTAAAGctcaaggttgtcagaatcgcgattttgaatcggatcggagcttCGGTGGTAGGATGAcaaatcgtagaatcttcactatcagaaTTTTAGAAACGTAGATTCTAAGAACTGAAATCGTAGAATCATAAgggttagtttggatcgtaaagtcatAAAATCGTATGACAGAATCgtgattctgacaaccttggtaAGGCTTGACGTGTATGGGttctattcttcttcttcttcttcttcttctatatCAGGTTTGTGGACCCTTGAATTTATGATTTATCCGGGGTTTTCATAATTAATCAGACAATATTCTTCTGAATGCATAGATAATTTTGTTGCCTCGATAGGATTTTCCTTCATAACTTTTTTTCACAACTGGATAGGGGAAACGAACTTGTTCACCACATGGAAGCACCCTCCCACCGGAGTTTCGGGCAATATGGCCGAAATCGTATGCGTCGCACGCTTGACACATGTGTTGATGTCACGAGGAAGATCCTCCTATCAGTGTAGTCGCACGTAGTCCTGGCCATGGGAAGCCCGGCCCGGCCGGCCGGACCCAAAAAAGCCCGACCCGGCCCGGCCCGACGTTGCTCCTAGGTCGAGCTCGGGCCTAGATTTTGAGCCCGATGGCCGGGCCTGGGCCTGTCAATTTTGCGATTTTCTGAAGAGGCCCGGCCCGAGGCCCGAGGCCTGCCAGGCTTTTATGTGTTCGGGCCGGGTTTGGGCCTAAAAATCAGGCCCGACGGCCGGGCCGGGCCCGGGCCTGGGTTTTTTGCCTCGGGCTTGGCTAGGCCCGGCCCGAGGTTTGGCCAGGTATAGTCGCACGCGCCGCACGCTCCACAAGTCGACATCCCAGGTTCACGCGATGCGAAGACCCTTCCAAATGCCTCTACGCGTCATTTTTGTCATGGTTGGCACACTGCTAGTGTGCACGTCACGCTACCAGTTTACATAATAAGAAAGATATTTTTCCTATTTCATTAACAACTGAACAAAGTTAACCACTTGCTGGATCAGTCGCCACACCCGTGGAAGCAAGCCATATTTGTTTTTTCAGCTTGAAAATGAATGGATTCCTTTGCTGTTCACTCTCAACATAAGCTTATCTGGCTCACAAACTGCTTACCATTTCAGCACAGGGAGAAAAAAGAATTGCACACGGACAGACCAGAATCCTCCATTTGATTTTGTGCTCTCTACAAAACCTATCCAACTTCAAGGAATCCAACAACAGTTGTATAACGGAAGAAAAATCATCTTCCGTGTTCCTCATCCTTCCAGATCAGAACAGTCGCCGCACCCAAATCGATCTACTGCTATGTTACAACATAATAACTTCATTGATAATGGCTACAATTCAAACTGACAGCAAGCAAGACACAGGACGTCATTCGTCTTCGGAGGTCTCGTCGGTTTGCTCATCGGGTTCTTCCTCTGGCAGGGCGGATACGATTGCGGCACAGCAGAAGGAATCGCGGTCCTTCAGGAGGAGGCAGCTTCCTGCCGAGTTCCATTTCAAGTCGACTATCCGGAAATCTGGCAAGGGAATGTTGACACAGCAAGCGCCGGATGGTGTCCACATGTACAGGTGCGGGCTCTCCGTGCACAATACGAGGCGTGGACATGTAGGGTCCCAGGCAGCAGCGCGGATCGGATCTTTCTGCACAAGAACGGCCGCAAGCTCGAGGCGGCAGATGTCCCATATCCAAAGAACAGTAGGCATGTTGTCGTTCCGGGTGAAGAAATAGTGGCTGTCGCTGCTCCACGACAGCATACCTGCACAACGTTTGTAACTTGAAAGGTGAGAGGTATTTCAAGGTTTCTGCACAGAAAGAAACTCTGGATGCAATTGCAATCTTAGCAATGGGGGTTTCTCCGTAATACAACACACTGATTCTTCAACATTTTTCTGCTAGAATTTTGAGAATCAGCAAGACAAATCACCTAAGGGACTGTTGGTAAGTGTTATTCATCACGTCTATACTGATATTACTTAAAATGGCCTTGCAAGAGGCATGAATTGGAGCAGAAAAAGACAAGTAAAAGCAGCTAACCGATTCCTTGTTTGGGGTTGGGCTTGTCACTAGCTGGTTTCTGTGCTGGCACGGTGATTGGAACATCCATCACAGCATATTTTACTCTAGAACCTCCTTCTGAGCCATTTTCTGATAAACAAAACAGGAAAATTCATTACGGAACAATACAATGAAATAATTGACAAAAGTACACAAAAGGCAGCATACAACGTGTCAGTTTGGTTATGTATGTTCTTGAGCTATTGTGTACATAGTCTCCATAAATCTAGAAAATATTAGAGGAGACCGCCCATCTTAACACCGAGATGGCCTTAAGCTACAACCCATCAATAGTTTTTACTTACACGTGGTGTTGCAAAGTAATGTATTCTCTACACCAAGTCAACACTCAAAGAAAAAGTCCAACATAAATAGAACCGACACTTATTTTGCTGACTATGCAAAGAAACATACCAAGGTGACTCACACTATAGGGTACAATGTTACCAATGTCAAGACTCAAGACATAATAACTAAGTAAAGTAAATACATCTTCAGACGTATCACATTAAATGCCAAAATCAGAAAGGTTAAGCTTACAAGTCTGATAAGACTGTACACACAAAAAAGGATGTCCCAGAATATGCTCTTGTTCAATTTTGTTAGATAGGGTAACATCTTGATGATTTCTTTGGTTAATTCCATAGACCGTGCACAGCCTATTTCAGTTGATAAGGGAACTGCCAAGCAAGAAATGCTAAGAAAATGGTATGATGAATGGGTGAACATAGGGAAACAAGCAATAATGAGTATAAATCCATTTTCGTAATCTTACCAGTGCCATTGTCTCGCATGTTACGAGACAAGCCTTCGCTTAGACATAACTCTGACATATCAAGCTGAAATGGGTCATCCACTTCCTGTGTCATATTTTGTTGTTATAATCAAATGGCATGGACAGTAAAAGTGTAAATATGCTGAGTTCAAACACCAAAACAACAGTAAATCTGCTAAGATGGGAATTAATGATAGGAATAGACAGATTTACCTTAAATACTGCAGCATTATAGGGACTTCGAATCGAGGCTGCATGAGTGAACTCGGCAAAGGTTTTCCATGTCAAATGGTTCAATATTCGCACTGATTGATCATAGCTGCCCACTGCTAAAAATTGTCCACAAGGTGACCAACCAACAGTTTTGACACCTAACCCACTTTCATATGCTGAATACTTGAACAGGCATCGCCCATCCGGTGAATATATTAGAACCTGCACAAGACATGTTCTTTGAATGATCAGTTTACATTTCACTACCTCAGAATTGTTACCTCTGCACTGAACTATCTCACCTCATTTTTCGTCTAGGACACAAAAGAAGATCTTTAAGAGTTGAATACAAGATTGGTTGAGCTATAAAAATGGAGGGTGCTTTTGAAGGATCGCGCAAGGAATTATTTTTTAAGCCATGGCCCAATATGTTTTAAGGGAAACCATAACCCCGTGTTCCAATTGATCAATCATCAAAAACCAAATTAAACATATAGGTACATGGCATGAACCAAATGCAATAATGTCCTCAAGTACCAGTGGTTGCACAAGAGTAAACTGCTGTGTGCCCTTCAAAAAAAGATAACACGGTGTGGCATGACAACCATGCAACAAATAAGGTAACTCAAGCAACGTCATCTCAATTTAAAAAACTTAGCTATCTTAAGCAAACTAGAAAGATGTGAGGTAAGATCATGAGATACTGTAAATGAAGATAATTATGGAAGAGTACCATAATATAACAAACGGGGTAACTAAAACTGCTGCATAGAGATATACATAAGAATTGGCTACAGTCACAAGCCATAACACATAAAACACCAGGAAGTTTCTGTAGAGATAGCACATGCACCTTGTATTCAAGAAGTGAATCCCAGGCCACAATAGCACTGTCATCAGGCGACCACTCAACACCTGCCAAGTCTAGTGTGTCAACAGCGAATACACCCATTATCTCCCAGGAATGACATGAGAGCAAATTTATGTAATCTTTGCAGTCCCGCCTGGTGCAGATCGCAGCAAACTTCCCATCCTTAGTGAAAGAAACACCTCGGGCTGCATGCTTTGGCCACTGTACATGAACGCAGGCAGTATTTACAAGAGACCATACAGTCAAACGGAGTTGGAACTCTGATGTAGTGAGTATATGACGACTGTCAGGACTCCAGCGAGCATAAGCAATCCCTGCAGATCCTTCATCAATCTTACAGGTCCAGTCAGGCTGGCTCAGTGACCAAGCCTGCACCATTGGCCGCTTGTAAAGTCCACATAGAATGTATTCTGAATCTGGTGCCCACTCCAAAAAGTTTATCTTGTCTACACATGAAAACAACTGCACCACCTGCACAAGCAAGTGAAAGCATGTGTTTACAATTTTTAGTGTCTAGATGTGACTAACATTCTTATAATGACAAGGAGATCACATAAACTTAAGATTCATGCAACTCCTATGGGCACAAAGTTGTAAGGAATTATACATTTTCTTAGGTAATGGATGCAATATGCAAGGTATTACATACATAGCCATTCTTCAAAGTTGAAATGATAACACAATAATACAGCATGCCACTTTCGCATAAAAGATATAAAAACGTGAAGAACTCATGGAACTTGCATGAATCCAAAAGATAGTAAAGAGTAATCTAGAAGTTACACAATACATTAGACCAATAGTAATGATAACacaaataaaagggtgcattctAAGCTGAAAGAGCAGCTAGAATTTATATGTGCAGAGCAGATGCACCCATCTAAACCTGAACATGAAAAACA from the Triticum urartu cultivar G1812 unplaced genomic scaffold, Tu2.1 TuUngrouped_contig_4622, whole genome shotgun sequence genome contains:
- the LOC125528083 gene encoding WD repeat-containing protein WRAP73, encoding MEFTEAYKQTGPCCFSPDARFLAVACDYRLVVRDVVTLKVVQLFSCVDKINFLEWAPDSEYILCGLYKRPMVQAWSLSQPDWTCKIDEGSAGIAYARWSPDSRHILTTSEFQLRLTVWSLVNTACVHVQWPKHAARGVSFTKDGKFAAICTRRDCKDYINLLSCHSWEIMGVFAVDTLDLAGVEWSPDDSAIVAWDSLLEYKVLIYSPDGRCLFKYSAYESGLGVKTVGWSPCGQFLAVGSYDQSVRILNHLTWKTFAEFTHAASIRSPYNAAVFKEVDDPFQLDMSELCLSEGLSRNMRDNGTENGSEGGSRVKYAVMDVPITVPAQKPASDKPNPKQGIGMLSWSSDSHYFFTRNDNMPTVLWIWDICRLELAAVLVQKDPIRAAAWDPTCPRLVLCTESPHLYMWTPSGACCVNIPLPDFRIVDLKWNSAGSCLLLKDRDSFCCAAIVSALPEEEPDEQTDETSEDE